agtgatatctgtactcctccctgacaaggggagtagcgctgaaatcgttattgccatttcggattagggttagtgtggctgcaattcgatagtattggcctccaggagctatcccacagtgcaccattgtgactgctctagacagcaatctgaacacggatgcactggccagatagacaggaaaagccccacaaacttttgaattttatttcctgtctgacCAGCTTGAAGcactgatcagcacgggtgaccatgcagagctcatcagcacaggtaaccataaccatgcagtctgagaatcgaaaaagaccACCAGCTTGGACtgtatgggaggtactggatctgatcgctgtatggggagatgattcCGTGCTAGTTGAACTACGTTCCaagagacgaaatgccaaaacatttgaaaaagtctccaagggcatgatagagagaggccacaataggggctcactacagtgctgcatgaaagttaaggagctcagacaagcctaccagaaaaccaaagaagcaaacagaaggtccggAGCAGGGCCgcatacatgctgcttctatgctgagctgcatgcagttctgggggAGGCTGTCACCACTACCCCATCCCTGACCATGGATTCCGAGgagggggtaatctcagccatgcctggggattctgcagacggggaagaggaggaggaggaggaggaagatgagcttgcagagagcacacagcactccattctccccaacagccaggagctttttctcagtcTGACTGAAGTACCCTCCCAAGGCATTAGCCCAGACCATGAAGCTATGGAAGGGAcatctggtgagtgtacctttgtaaatataaaacatggtttaaaagcaagtgttttttaatgattaatttgccctggggACTTGGGATTCATTCACggtcagtacagctactggaaaagtctattaaagtgcctggggatggagc
The genomic region above belongs to Chelonoidis abingdonii isolate Lonesome George chromosome 20, CheloAbing_2.0, whole genome shotgun sequence and contains:
- the LOC142047992 gene encoding zinc finger and SCAN domain-containing protein 29-like — protein: MQSSSAQVTITMQSENRKRPPAWTVWEVLDLIAVWGDDSVLVELRSKRRNAKTFEKVSKGMIERGHNRGSLQCCMKVKELRQAYQKTKEANRRSGAGPHTCCFYAELHAVLGEAVTTTPSLTMDSEEGVISAMPGDSADGEEEEEEEEDELAESTQHSILPNSQELFLSLTEVPSQGISPDHEAMEGTSAANFSSLRDGGGRLSQIRRRKKRT